CACGCTGATCGGGGTCGACGACGCCGTACTCCGTGTCGTCGACAAGCAACGAGACCTCCCCCTCGTCGCGCAGCACCGACAGCCCCAGCGCGCTCGTATCGAGTACCCAGCGGGTGGCCTGGGTGTGGAACGGGGCGATCGGCACGACACAGAGCGCCTCCGCCGTCGGAGCGAGCGTCGGTCCGCCCGCGGCGGCGGCGTATCCGTGGCTCCCGGCGGGCGTCGCGACCACGACGCCGTCGGCGCGGAACGCCGCCACCCGCTCGTCGGCGTGGTCGACGGCGTACTCCGAGATCCGCGCCGGTTCGGTGGTGACGAGGGTCACGTCCATGAACGCGCTGGCGGTCGACTCGCCATCGATGGAGACCGAGAGGATCGGGTGGGTGTGTTCGGTCGCGTCGCCGGCGAGGGCGGCGAGGATCGCCCTCCGGTCGGCGCTCCCGGGACCGATGTCCGTATCGACTGGGAGGATCGGTACGGCCGGGCGCTCGCGTGCGACCGCAAGCAGCGCGCGCTCGCCGACGGTGACGACGACCGAGGGGTTTTCCTCCACCACGTCCGCCGGCACCGCCGTCCGGACCGGATGCCCTGCGGCCTCGATCGTCTCGACCACCCGCTCGGCGGTTCCGACGACATGGACCGTCACCGCCGACCCACCCGGGAGCGATCCCACATACCTCGGGCTACGCCCCGCAGGGCAAAAGCCTGCGGGATCACTCGCCGTAAGGCCAGTCGCCGATGACCTTCATGCCCGCCGCCTGGCCCTCGTCTTCGAGCGCCGCCGCGATCTCCTCGGGGGCGCGGTGCTCGATCGTCGTCCCCTCGCGGGCGAGGTCGACCACGAGTTCGGTCAGCACGACCGCCTGCTCGCGCAGGTCGCGCACGTCGACCTTCTCTATGGTGTCGGCGAAGGTGTGGCCCCACCCGCGACCCAGTTCGCCGGTGTCGCTCATGACGTGATAGCCCGGCACCCCCCACTGGGCGAACGGCCAGTGGTCGCTGTGTGGCCCCATCCGTGGAACCGTCTTCACCGGGTGGTCGAACCGGTCTGCGACCCGCTCTGCGGCCGCTTCGAGTTCGGAAAAGCCGTGCGTGTAGAACTCCAGCGTGCGCCCGCGGACGACCCCGTCGCTGTTGACGATCGCCTCGATCGACCCGTGATCGGCGTTCGCGGCGTGGTGATCCGATCCCACCAACCCCACCTCCTCCGCGCCGTAGACGACGAACTCGACTCTCGTTTCGAGTTCGTCCGACCGCTCGGAGAGCGCGTTCGCGATCTCGATCACCATCGCCGTGCCCGCGCCGTTGTCGCTCGCGCCCTCCGCGATGTCGTGGGCGTCGACGTGGCCCGTCACCAACACGGCCTCGTCGGTGTCGGGGCCCATCTCGGCGTGGACGTTCTGACTCCTCGCCTCGTCGATCTCGGCCTCGACTGCGATCGAGACCTCCCGGCCGTCGAACCGCCGTGCGAGGCGCGCGCCGACCTCGCTGCTCACGCCGACCGCGGGGATATCGCCGATGGGCTCCTCGGGCGTGCCGACGCTTCCCGTCGGCGGGAGACAGCCCTCGACGTGGTTGCGGTAGACGAAGGCGCTTGCCCCGCCCGCGACGGCGTAGTAGTACTTCTCGCGGCGGTGGATGTACCGGTCGAAGTACTCGGGGACGTCGCTTCGGACCATCACGACCCTCCCCTCGATGTCCGCCTCCTCGAAGTCCTCGGGCAGACCATACCCGAGATCGATCAGTTCGCCGGCGGCCTCCTCGCTGGGGCTCCGGGGGAGTGCGATACAGGCCTGGACGGTCCCGTCGGCCCGGATCTCGCTGTCGCCCCGAACCCAGCCCTGAATCGGGAACTCCTCCAGGCGGGCGTTTCGCGCGCCCGCCTCCGCGAGCGCGTCGCGGGTCAGTTCCGCGCCGCGACGCTCGCCCTCGGTGCCCGCCATCCGGTTCTCGAGGTCGACGAGGGCCTCAAGGTGGTCCCGACCCACTGTGCTGGTGAACGTCTTTCCTATCCAGTCTGTCATACCGTGTCGTGATCCGGACCGAATCCTAAACGTTTCGAAACGAAACGCCGTTTCGGGAGGCGATACGCGGCCAGTAGCTAGATGCGGTTTCGTGAGAAGTAGGCGACGTGTTGAGAGTCGCTGTGTCCCCGGCTGGCTACGAGACTTCCTATCTACGCCGTGAATTTCTGAACACTCGGACCGCGGTCCGGTGCGGACCGAGCGCGCGAAGCGCGCTCGGTTTTTTGGAGGAGATTTTTGCGGCGAGTGGTGCGCGAAGCGCACCCGAGCCGTAAAAAGGTCCGTTTACAAGATGCGTTTCCCGAGCGCGCTCGCGGCGAGTTCGACCGCGAGGCTCGCCGTCTCGTTCTCGGAGTCGAGGATCGGGTTGACCTCGACGACCTCGAGCGAGCGCAACGCCCCGCTGTTGGCGACGATCTCGAGGGCGGTGTGGGCCTCGCGGTAGGTGACGCCCCCGCGGACGGGCGTGCCGACGCCGGGGGCTTCCTTGGGGTCGAGCCAGTCGAGGTCGAGGCTGACGTGGATCCCGTCGGCGGCCCCGCTCGCGACCTCGATCGCCGCCTCGGTGACGGCCGTGATCCCCCGCTCGTCGATGTCGGACATCGTGTAGGCGGTGACGGGGCTCTCGCGGATCGCGACGCGTTCCTTCTCGTCGATGCTTCGAAGCCCGACGAGCGCGACGTTCTCGGGGTCGATCGAGGCGTTGGCCCAGTCGGTGTCGGCAAAGGAGCCGTGGCCGAGCGCGGCGGCCAGCGGCATCCCGTGGACGTTGCCGCTGGGGGAGGTCTCGGGCGTGTTGAAATCGCCGTGGGCGTCGAACCACAGGACGCCGACCTCGGCGTTACGACTCGATCCCTGCATGGACCCGATCGCGATCGAGTGATCGCCGCCGAGGACGAGCGGGAACTCCCCGTTGGCGAGGCCGTCGGCGACCTCGTCGGCGAGCCGTTCGCAGACGTCCCGGACCTCCTTTACGAACTTCGCCGATCCGCTCGGGGGCGTCTCGGCGTCCGGATCGCGCTCCTCCGCGCGTGGGACCTCCAGATCGCCCCGGTCGATCGAGGTCCGCCCGCTCGCGGCGAGTTCGTCGGCGAGTCCCGCGTACCGGATCGCCGACGGTCCCATGTCCACTCCCCGGCGATCCGCGCCGTAGTCCAGCGGCGCACCGATGACTCTGACCCGTTCTCTCATGGCCGGCCAATCGGGTATCGCCGGATTAAACCTGCGGATTTCCCCTCGGCAATCGGAGTGATCACCCGAGGAGACCCCTGGAGGGTGGCGATCCGAACGGGTGTGATACGGTATTCGTCGCATTTAAGCGAATCTATACCGAAGGGGGGCTATGTCATCGATCGAACTCACGCCGAGTCAGAAAACCATCCTCACCGCGTTGATCAACCTCCACCGGGAGGCCGAGGACGCGGTCAAGGGCGAGGACATCGCCGAGGAGGTAGATCGGAACCCGGGAACGATCAGAAACCAGATGCAGAGCCTGAAGGCGCTCCAACTGGTCGAGGGCGTCCCCGGGCCGAAGGGCGGCTACAAGCCGACCGCGACCGCCTACGAGGCGCTCGACGTCCAGCAGATGGACGAACCCGCGGCGGTCCCCCTGGAGCACAACGGCGAACCCGTAGAGGACGTGAACGTCGAGGAGATCGACCTCTCGAGCGTTCACCACCCCGAACTCTGCCGGGCGGAGATCCACATCCAGGGGTCGGTACGGGAGTACCACGAGGGCGACTCCGTGACCGTCGGCCCGACGCCGCTCTCGCGGCTCGTCATCGAGGGGACCGTCGACGGCAAGGACGACACGAACAACATCCTCATCCTGCAGATCGACGACATGCGGGCGCCGGCCGACGACGCCGGCCACTGAGCGGTCGTCCTCCGTTCGTCGCCGTTCGTCGGGCGTCCCGTTCCCCGTCTTTTTCGCCGGGCTGCTGGCGTATACATAGGGATTATCGTGGGTGTCAAGAGCGTTCCTGCCCGAGGATCGAATCGCGGCGTCGGCTCTCGGGAGTCGACATTCGGGTGGCTACGATACTCCCTACCTGTCAACGCCTCCCAGCCCCGTCGGGGTTTCAACACCTTTGTATCGGTGGCTCTCGGACGGTGGGATATGACAGAGCAGGTCGTCGTGCTCGGGGCGGGCTACGCCGGTGCGGGAGCGATCCCCGAACTCGAAAACGAGCTGAGCGACGCACAGGTCACGTGGATCTCCGATACCGACTATCACCTCGTCCTCCACGAGTCCCACCGCGTGATTCGCGATCCGTCGGTGAAAGATCACGTCACGATCCCGGTCGAGGAGATCAAATCTCCCGCCACGCGCTTCATCGAGGGCGAGGTCACGGATCTCGACACCGACGACCGCGTCGTCTCGCTCGCCGACGGCACCGCGATCGACTACGACTACGTGCTCGTCGCGCTCGGCTCGTCGACGGCCTACTACGGCATTCCCGGCCTCGACGAACACTCGCTCACCCTGAAGAGCCTCGACGACGCGCTGGCGATCCACGAGGCGGTCAAGACCGCGGCGCGCGACGCGACCCGCGAGGAACCCGCACAGGTCGCCATCGGCGGCGCGGGTCTCTCCGGCATCCAAGCCGCCGGCGAGGTCGCGGAGTTCCGCGATAAGCACAACGCGCCGATCGAGATCTCGTTGATCGAGGCGCTTCCGGAGATCATGCCCGGGCAGGACCCCGAACTCCAGGGCGCGGTCAAAAAGCGCCTGCTCGATAAGGACGTCGAGATCCTCACCGACGACCCCATCACCGAGGCCGACGCCGAGACCATCCAGTTCGACGAGGGCGAACCCCTCGCGTACGACGTCTTCGTCTGGACCGGCGGCATCAGCGGCCGGGAGTGTCTCGAGAACGCGAACGTCGAGAAGGAGCACAACCGCATCGTCGCCGAGTCGACGTTCCGGACCGACGACGAGCGCGTCTTCGCCATCGGCGATTCGGCGATCGTCGACCAGGGCGAGACCCCCGCGCCGCCGACCGCACAGGCCGCCTGGCAGGCCGCTGAACTCGTCGGCGAGAACATCGCCCGCGCGAGCGAGGGCCGCCCCCTGAAGACCTGGACCTACGAGGACAAGGGGACGCTTATCTCCATCGGGGACGAGGCCGTCGCCCACGGGATCAAGCCGATCCCGATCAACACCTTCGGCTGGGTGGGCGCCGAAACCCTCAAAAAGGCCGTCGCCGCCCGCTGGATCGCGGACGTCTCCTCGCCTAAGCGCGCGAAGCGCGCCTGGAAGCACCTTTAGAAGCGTCCGTTTCACTCCCCGGGGTCGCTGCGACCCGCTCGGAGCAAAAACCTACGCTACGAAGCGTAGAACGGTCGTTTCATTCTAGGCTCAGCCCCGCGTGCCACCGCCCTGCGCCGGCCTCCGCCTTCACCTCGTCCATCCGCGCCAGTAGCTTCACCGCGAGCGAGGCCGTCTCGCTCGCGCGCCGTTCGCCCTCCGTCCGGAACTCGCCGGTGATCCGGTTGGCGTAGACCGAACAGATCGCACCTGCACGCAAGCCGTAGACGTTCGCGATCGTCAGGATCGCGCTGGCCTCCATCTCGATGTTCTTCACGTTCGCTTCCCTGAGATCTTCGACGAGGTCGTCGGAACCGGCGGCCTCGAACCCCTCGAATCCGGGGCGGCCCTGCCCCGCGTAGAAGGAGTCGGCGCTCATCGTGATCCCGGTGTGGTAGTCGTAGCCCAGCCGTTCGGCGGCCGCGACGAGCGCACAGACCACCTCGTGGTCGGCGCTCGCGGGGTAGTCCTCGCGGACGTACTCGTCGCTGGTCCCCTCCTGTCGAACCGCGCCCGTCGTGATCACGAGGTCCCCGACGTCCATTCCCTCCTGGATCGCGCCACACGACCCGACCCGGATGAACGTGTCGGCGCCGACCCGGGCGAGTTCCTCGACGGCGATCGCTGCGGAGGGCCCGCCGATCCCCGTCGAGGTCACCGAGATGGGAACTTCGTCGTATCGCCCCGTCAGGGTGCGGTACTCGCGGTGATGGCCCTTCTCGTCCGACTCGTCCCAGAACTCAGTTATCTTCCCGACGCGCTCGGGGTTGCCCGGGAGCAATACAGAGGACGCGACGTCCTCGGGACCGACCTCGATGTGGTACTGTACCTCCTCGTTCGGGTCCTCGCTGTCGTCGGCTGGCATGGATCGGGATTTCCGCCCGCCGCGCAAATAACCGCGTCATTCGATGTCGAGGATCTCGCGCGTTTGCGCGGGCGTCGCGACCGGCCGCCCCAACAGTTCGGCGATCTCCCGGGTGCGCTCGACCAGTTGGGCGTTGCTCGTCGCACGTTCACCCGCACGCACGTAGAGGTTGTCCTCGAAGCCCACGCGGACGTGTCCACCGAGAAGAATACTCATGGTCGTCAGCGGCAACTGGTGGCGCCCCATCGCGAGCGTGTTGAACCGCGCGCCCTCGGGCAGGTTGTCGACGACGTTCTGGACGTTGCGCGGGTGGGCGGGGGTGAGGGTCCCGCCGCCGTAGAGGACACCGAGATACGGCGGTGACTCGACCTCCGCACGGTCGAGAAACGCCTCGACTTCGTTCAGGTGACCCGGATTGAACACCTCCATCTCGGGTTTGATTCCTCGCTCTCGCATCTCCGCGTGCAGCGCATCGACGGTTCCGCGGGGATTCTCGCTCGTCAGGTGGTGATATCGGTTTACGGGGCCCATGTCGAGCGACGCCATTTCGGGAACGGGCTCCGTCCGAAGCGGCTCCAGGCGATCCTCGACGGGGACGCCGGTCCCGCCGGTCGAGTGCTGGATCACGACGTCGTCGGTCGCCTCGCGGACCGCGGCGGTCAGCTCCTGAAACCGATCGCGCGAGAACGACCGTTCGCCGTTCTCCCGGCGGGCATGGAGGTGGATCACCGCCGCCCCCGCGGCCTCGCAGGCCGCCGCGGTTTCGGCGACCTCCCCGGGCGTCTCGGGCAGGTCGGGATGCGCTTCCTTGCCGTGGACGCCGCCCGTCGGCGCGACGGTGACGATCAACGGGTTCCCCTCCAGGTAGTCGCCATAGCTCATCGCTCGTGCTCGCGGTAGATCTCGCAGTCGGTCGCGTGATCCAGGTCGTAGCGGTCGTTACAGACGTCGGCCCGCATCGGCTGGACGAACTCCCCGGCGACGGTACAGTACGCCCGTGCGGTCTCGAACGACCGGCCGTCGCCCTCTCGCTCGTACTCCAGATACGGACAGGTCATGGCACGTCTGGGACCGCCACCCGCTAAAACCTGTTCCACCCCTATTCGAGGTGTTGCTGGGTGATCGTGTCGGGCAGGAGCTCCCCGAGCGTGTACGCCTCCCAGTCGTCGCCGCGGTCGCAGACGACCGGGAACTCCTCGTCGCAGAACTCCGCGAGCGTCTGTCTGCACATCCCACAGGGCGTGACGCCGTCGCGCCGGTCGGAACTCACGGCCAGTCGCGAGAACTCGCGGTGGCCCGTGGCGATCGCCTGCGAGATGGCGACCTCCTCGGCGTGGAGGCTGTTGGAGTAGTTCGCGTTCTCGATGTTACAGCCGGTGAAGACGGTGCCGTCGACGGTCTCGATGGCCGCCCCCACCCGGTACTCCGAGTAGGGGACGTGGGCGTGGGCGTGCGCCTCTCGGGCCGCCTGCACGAGGTCCTCCGTTTTCATGGTTCGAGTACGAAGTGATGGTTATAAAGCCTGCTCGTCGACCGCCGACTCGATGACCGCGGTGGCCTCCTCGATCAGCGTCTCGACGCCCTCGCTTTCGGCGTACAGCCTGACGTAGGGTTCGGTCCCGCTGGGCCGGACGAGGATCCACGAGCCGTCGGGCCACTCGAGGCGCACGCCGTAGGCCGTATCGACCGCGGCGTCGGGGAACGCCGCCGGAAGCGCCGTTTCGAGGCGCTCCATCGCCCGCTCCTTGCGTTCGTCGGGACACTCGACGGCGACCTTCCGGTAGGGCCGTTCGGTGATCGGCTCCCTTAGGGGACCGATCCCGTCGGCCTCGGCGACCAGTCCCGCGAGGACGGCCGCGCTGGCGACGCCGTCGATCCACCCGCCGAATCCGGGGTGGATGTGTTTCCACGGCTCGGCGGCGAAGACGACGTCGCCGCCCGACTCCCGGACGCGCGCGACCCCCTCGTGGAGCGCGCCCAGTCGGACGCGCTCGACCCGCCCGCCCGACGCCTCGACGCGCTCGTCGATCCGCGCGGAGGCGTTCGGCGTCGTCACCACGACGGGGTCGGGCGAGGCGCTCTCGCGCGTGTAGCGCTCGGCGAGGATCGCCAGTACGGTGTCCTCGTGGACCACGTCCCCCGAGGAGTCGACGATCACGATCCGATCGGCGTCGCCGTCGTGACCGATCCCCATCCCGTGGGAACCGTCGGCGACGAACGCCCGGAGGTCGGCGAGCGTCTCGGGGGTCGGCTTGCTCCCCCGCCCGGGGAAACGGCCGTCGACGTTCGCGTTCAGCGTCGTGACCGCGGCGTCGAGGCTCGTCAACACCTGCGGGGTCGCGAGGCCCGCCATCCCGTTGCCGCAGTCGACGGCGACCTGCAGGCCCTCCGCGCCCCCCACGAACTCGCGGGTGAACCCGACGACCGCGCGTCGATAGCGATCGAGGACGTCCCGCGTGATCGACTCCCCCCACGCGTCCCACTCGGTCGGGTGCGTCCCGGCCTCGAGGGCGGTCTCGACCTCCGTCTCGGCGTCGCGGTCGTACTCGACGCCGTCGCGAAACAGCTTGATCCCGTTGTCCGCGGGCGGGTTGTGCGAGGCGGTGAGCATCACGCCGTGGCGACCCTGCGAGGCGAACGCCAGCGTCGGGGTCGGGACGACGCCGAGGCGAATCACGGTCGTGCCGGCGCTCTCGAGGCCGGCGGCCATCGCGTCGGCGAGCGCGGGGCCGGTCTCGCGCCCGTCGCGTCCGAGGACGATCGTCGTTCCCGCCTCGCCCACCGCCTGTCCGACGGCGAGACAGACGAACGGCGTCACTTTCTCGCGAGCGGGCCCGCGGATACCCGCGGTTCCGAAGCGGATCATGTGTGGCCGGTTTCGCCGGCACTCATATATACTGTCGGCTCCCCGGGCGGGACGGGATCGGGAGGTGAACGCGGTCGCCCATCAGAGTTCGACGCCGCTGGGGATCAGGCTGTGCTGGCGGAGCAGGTGGCCCTCCCGGTCGTAGACCAGAAACGTCGATTTCCCGTAGATGGTGAGGTCCTCGCCGTCGATCCGGATGATCACCCGGTAGCGCTCGTCGGAGTCGGCCTCCTTCCCGTAGGCCCGTGCCGCGCGGATGAACCGCAGAACGTCGCTCGCCTGCTCGTTGAGTTCGAGGACGAAGTCCCCGGTGACGCGGTTCGTGACGCTCACCACGCCCGTCACCCCGTCGTCGTCGACGTCTCCCTGAAGCCTGAGTGCGACGTCGGTCTGTGCCGCCGAGAGGAGTTCGTCGTCGAACCCCGTCAGGCGCGCTTCGAGCTCGTCGGCTGGGCCCTCGAAATCGATGACGACGGTCGGCGTCGCCGGCGAGCCCCCCTCCTCGACCCAGTCGATCCCGCGAACATCGAGCGTAAAGTAATCGCGCCTCATCAGTTCACGAAACGGTACGAACCGCGAGGCCATGAACGTAACGCCCACCTCACCGACGGGTGGCAGTTCGTGGCCCGTCAGTCCGCCGGTTCTCGACCCCGTCGACCGGAGGGGTTTAGCCGTCCGTCCCCGATCCCGGGACATGGACGAATCGCGGCGCGTCCGCGAGACCTACGACCGGATCGCGGCCCACTTCGCGAGTACCCGCGAGCATCCCTGGCCCGAGGTCGAGGCGTTCCTCGACGACCGCTCGGGCGCGTTCGGACTCGACGTCGGCTGTGCGAACGGGCGGCACGCCGAACTGCTCGCCGCCCGCACCGACCGCGCCGTCGGGATGGACGTGAGCCGTGGCCTCCTCGGCGAGGCCCGCGACCGGGCGCGAACGCGGGGCTTCGCCGTCGACCTCGTTCAGGGGGACGCCGCGGGCCTTCCGATCCGCTCGCGAAGGGTGGACCTCGCGCTCTACGTCGCGACGATCCACCACCTGCGCGACCGCGAGACGCGGGTGCGCAGCCTCGACGAACTCGCACGCGTGCTCGCGCCGGACGGCCGGGCGCTGGTCAGCGCGTGGAGCACCGCCCACGACCGGTTCGACTCGGAATCGGGGTTCGACACCACGATCTCGTGGACCCTGCCGGGCGGCGAGACGGTGCCCCGATTCTATCACATCTACGCGCCGGAGGAGTTCCGCGCGGATGTCGCGAACAGCGCGCTCGCAATCGAGGCATTCGAGGTCTCCAGCGGGAACTGCTACGCGACGGTGCGAAGAGAACAGTAAGGCCCTTAACCGGGGCGAAGGTAGTTGGAGATACGCTGCGTTCGTCCACCGTTTCGGTGGCTCCCGGTTCGACGGAGAAGCGCCGGTGTCCTACGGAGCAAAGCGACGTAGGGCTCGACGCAAGCGAACGGAGTGAGCTTGCGCCGGTGGTGAGCAGTTCCGAAGGAACTGCGATCCTCGGTGCGAATGAGCGCCGGTGGTCTAGTGGCAGGACCTGAGCCTTCCAAGCTCATGGCCCGGGTTCAAATCCCGGCCGGCGCATTTCCCGAACACGACGAACGAGGAGCGCCAGCGACGAGCGGGTCCGTGAGGTGGAATGCAACTCGGTGGGGTTTGAATCAGAGAGCGAACGGCGTGAGCGACCGTGGTTCAAATCCCGGCCGGCGCATTTTCTGTCCGAGCGACAACGAGGACAAAAATAGCTACAGCGGGATTCTGAACCCTGCAAGTCGCAGCGCGCGAACGAAGTGAGCGCGACCGTCTTGCTCCGGTTCAAATCCCGGCCGGCGCATT
The DNA window shown above is from Halalkalicoccus sp. NIPERK01 and carries:
- a CDS encoding ATP-NAD kinase, coding for MGSLPGGSAVTVHVVGTAERVVETIEAAGHPVRTAVPADVVEENPSVVVTVGERALLAVARERPAVPILPVDTDIGPGSADRRAILAALAGDATEHTHPILSVSIDGESTASAFMDVTLVTTEPARISEYAVDHADERVAAFRADGVVVATPAGSHGYAAAAGGPTLAPTAEALCVVPIAPFHTQATRWVLDTSALGLSVLRDEGEVSLLVDDTEYGVVDPDQRVRLAVDGHVRTLRL
- a CDS encoding M28 family peptidase, with protein sequence MTDWIGKTFTSTVGRDHLEALVDLENRMAGTEGERRGAELTRDALAEAGARNARLEEFPIQGWVRGDSEIRADGTVQACIALPRSPSEEAAGELIDLGYGLPEDFEEADIEGRVVMVRSDVPEYFDRYIHRREKYYYAVAGGASAFVYRNHVEGCLPPTGSVGTPEEPIGDIPAVGVSSEVGARLARRFDGREVSIAVEAEIDEARSQNVHAEMGPDTDEAVLVTGHVDAHDIAEGASDNGAGTAMVIEIANALSERSDELETRVEFVVYGAEEVGLVGSDHHAANADHGSIEAIVNSDGVVRGRTLEFYTHGFSELEAAAERVADRFDHPVKTVPRMGPHSDHWPFAQWGVPGYHVMSDTGELGRGWGHTFADTIEKVDVRDLREQAVVLTELVVDLAREGTTIEHRAPEEIAAALEDEGQAAGMKVIGDWPYGE
- the rocF gene encoding arginase, whose protein sequence is MRERVRVIGAPLDYGADRRGVDMGPSAIRYAGLADELAASGRTSIDRGDLEVPRAEERDPDAETPPSGSAKFVKEVRDVCERLADEVADGLANGEFPLVLGGDHSIAIGSMQGSSRNAEVGVLWFDAHGDFNTPETSPSGNVHGMPLAAALGHGSFADTDWANASIDPENVALVGLRSIDEKERVAIRESPVTAYTMSDIDERGITAVTEAAIEVASGAADGIHVSLDLDWLDPKEAPGVGTPVRGGVTYREAHTALEIVANSGALRSLEVVEVNPILDSENETASLAVELAASALGKRIL
- a CDS encoding Rrf2 family transcriptional regulator, whose translation is MSSIELTPSQKTILTALINLHREAEDAVKGEDIAEEVDRNPGTIRNQMQSLKALQLVEGVPGPKGGYKPTATAYEALDVQQMDEPAAVPLEHNGEPVEDVNVEEIDLSSVHHPELCRAEIHIQGSVREYHEGDSVTVGPTPLSRLVIEGTVDGKDDTNNILILQIDDMRAPADDAGH
- a CDS encoding NAD(P)/FAD-dependent oxidoreductase; translation: MTEQVVVLGAGYAGAGAIPELENELSDAQVTWISDTDYHLVLHESHRVIRDPSVKDHVTIPVEEIKSPATRFIEGEVTDLDTDDRVVSLADGTAIDYDYVLVALGSSTAYYGIPGLDEHSLTLKSLDDALAIHEAVKTAARDATREEPAQVAIGGAGLSGIQAAGEVAEFRDKHNAPIEISLIEALPEIMPGQDPELQGAVKKRLLDKDVEILTDDPITEADAETIQFDEGEPLAYDVFVWTGGISGRECLENANVEKEHNRIVAESTFRTDDERVFAIGDSAIVDQGETPAPPTAQAAWQAAELVGENIARASEGRPLKTWTYEDKGTLISIGDEAVAHGIKPIPINTFGWVGAETLKKAVAARWIADVSSPKRAKRAWKHL
- a CDS encoding nucleoside phosphorylase, with product MPADDSEDPNEEVQYHIEVGPEDVASSVLLPGNPERVGKITEFWDESDEKGHHREYRTLTGRYDEVPISVTSTGIGGPSAAIAVEELARVGADTFIRVGSCGAIQEGMDVGDLVITTGAVRQEGTSDEYVREDYPASADHEVVCALVAAAERLGYDYHTGITMSADSFYAGQGRPGFEGFEAAGSDDLVEDLREANVKNIEMEASAILTIANVYGLRAGAICSVYANRITGEFRTEGERRASETASLAVKLLARMDEVKAEAGAGRWHAGLSLE
- a CDS encoding 3-keto-5-aminohexanoate cleavage protein translates to MSYGDYLEGNPLIVTVAPTGGVHGKEAHPDLPETPGEVAETAAACEAAGAAVIHLHARRENGERSFSRDRFQELTAAVREATDDVVIQHSTGGTGVPVEDRLEPLRTEPVPEMASLDMGPVNRYHHLTSENPRGTVDALHAEMRERGIKPEMEVFNPGHLNEVEAFLDRAEVESPPYLGVLYGGGTLTPAHPRNVQNVVDNLPEGARFNTLAMGRHQLPLTTMSILLGGHVRVGFEDNLYVRAGERATSNAQLVERTREIAELLGRPVATPAQTREILDIE
- the cdd gene encoding cytidine deaminase — protein: MKTEDLVQAAREAHAHAHVPYSEYRVGAAIETVDGTVFTGCNIENANYSNSLHAEEVAISQAIATGHREFSRLAVSSDRRDGVTPCGMCRQTLAEFCDEEFPVVCDRGDDWEAYTLGELLPDTITQQHLE
- a CDS encoding phosphomannomutase, with product MIRFGTAGIRGPAREKVTPFVCLAVGQAVGEAGTTIVLGRDGRETGPALADAMAAGLESAGTTVIRLGVVPTPTLAFASQGRHGVMLTASHNPPADNGIKLFRDGVEYDRDAETEVETALEAGTHPTEWDAWGESITRDVLDRYRRAVVGFTREFVGGAEGLQVAVDCGNGMAGLATPQVLTSLDAAVTTLNANVDGRFPGRGSKPTPETLADLRAFVADGSHGMGIGHDGDADRIVIVDSSGDVVHEDTVLAILAERYTRESASPDPVVVTTPNASARIDERVEASGGRVERVRLGALHEGVARVRESGGDVVFAAEPWKHIHPGFGGWIDGVASAAVLAGLVAEADGIGPLREPITERPYRKVAVECPDERKERAMERLETALPAAFPDAAVDTAYGVRLEWPDGSWILVRPSGTEPYVRLYAESEGVETLIEEATAVIESAVDEQAL
- a CDS encoding DUF5793 family protein; protein product: MRRDYFTLDVRGIDWVEEGGSPATPTVVIDFEGPADELEARLTGFDDELLSAAQTDVALRLQGDVDDDGVTGVVSVTNRVTGDFVLELNEQASDVLRFIRAARAYGKEADSDERYRVIIRIDGEDLTIYGKSTFLVYDREGHLLRQHSLIPSGVEL
- a CDS encoding class I SAM-dependent methyltransferase produces the protein MDESRRVRETYDRIAAHFASTREHPWPEVEAFLDDRSGAFGLDVGCANGRHAELLAARTDRAVGMDVSRGLLGEARDRARTRGFAVDLVQGDAAGLPIRSRRVDLALYVATIHHLRDRETRVRSLDELARVLAPDGRALVSAWSTAHDRFDSESGFDTTISWTLPGGETVPRFYHIYAPEEFRADVANSALAIEAFEVSSGNCYATVRREQ